Proteins from a genomic interval of Thunnus maccoyii chromosome 1, fThuMac1.1, whole genome shotgun sequence:
- the LOC121897901 gene encoding beta-1,3-galactosyltransferase 5-like, with translation MLESGFAKGGQGGQSKEMKLAESKRWCRWSRCHGCFFILVLTVVVFYYNTNIKEMAHDWSPKWWMKYNATKWFIPFNSHNNVFPNVSDPSTPGSTPELTTAAGLTTVENLSTFPQTENIAEITSRTVADRNTPHQTENSSPVTQQITQKKNVKPTPIPYVSPGPYVVEYPYDYHFIINESKKCEEQKPFLVLIVPVAPNNKAHRDIIRRTWGSQSEVQGKVVKLFFLLGMHSGDGVEQVQEQVQQESKEHQDLIQSNFVDCYKNLTIKTMMMLEWLDSYCSDASYAMKIDSDTFLNLPLLINMLSNAPKTNYMTGLVAGNAAVLRDPSSKWFLPLDLYPNPQYPRYALGLGYILSLDLPKKLVAASRHVKALYIEDVYLGLCMQYLGLSPTNPPNWGYFIVSPLQYNRCTFSGLVVCLLADNTDRLWIWKDYNRPGPYC, from the exons ATGCTAGAAAGTGGCTTTGCTAAGGGAGGACAAGGAGGACAAAG taAGGAAATGAAACTGGCAGAAAGCAAGAGATGGTGTCGTTGGTCAAGATGTCACGGCTGTTTCTTCATTCTGGTGTTGACTGtagttgtgttttattacaacacaaacattaaggAAATGGCACATGACTGGAGCCCTAAATGGTGGATGAAATATAATGCAACAAAATGGTTTATTCCATTTAACAGTCACAATAACGTCTTTCCCAATGTGAGTGATCCCAGCACTCCTGGATCTACACCTGAACTGACCACTGCTGCTGGATTGACAACTGTAGAAAACTTGTCTACATTTCCTCAAACTGAGAATATCGCTGAAATAACATCAAGAACCGTGGCAGACAGGAATACACCACACCAAACTGAAAACTCCTCACCGGTGACTCAGCAGATAACGCAGAAGAAGAATGTGAAGCCAACACCTATCCCTTATGTATCTCCGGGGCCGTACGTAGTGGAATACCCCTATGACTACCACTTCATTATAAATGAGTCAAAGAAATGTGAGGAGCAGAAGCCTTTTCTGGTTCTGATAGTTCCTGTGGCGCCCAACAACAAGGCGCATCGTGACATCATCCGAAGAACATGGGGAAGTCAGAGTGAAGTACAGGGTAAAGTAGTGAAGCTGTTCTTCCTGCTGGGGATGCACAGTGGAGATGGAGTCGAGCAGGTCCAGGAGCAGGTGCAGCAGGAGAGCAAAGAGCATCAAGACCTGATCCAGAGCAACTTTGTGGACTGTTACAAGAACCTGACCATCAAGACCATGATGATGCTGGAGTGGCTGGACTCCTACTGCTCCGACGCCTCCTATGCCATGAAAATTGATTCGGACACGTTCCTGAATTTGCCTCTTCTTATCAACATGTTGTCAAACGCTCCAAAGACAAACTACATGACTGGACTTGTGGCGGGAAATGCTGCAGTCCTGAGAGATCCCAGCAGTAAGTGGTTTCTGCCTTTGGATCTTTACCCTAACCCGCAGTACCCACGGTATGCTTTGGGCTTGGGATACATTTTGTCTTTAGACCTCCCTAAAAAGCTAGTGGCAGCATCCAGGCATGTGAAAGCTCTTTACATTGAAGATGTGTATTTGGGGTTATGTATGCAATACTTGGGCTTATCTCCCACCAACCCCCCAAACTGGGgttattttattgtctctccTTTGCAGTACAATCGCTGTACTTTTTCCGGGTTAGTAGTCTGCTTGTTGGCTGATAATACTGATCGATTGTGGATTTGGAAAGACTATAATAGACCAGGGCCATACTGctga
- the LOC121897467 gene encoding interleukin-17C-like — protein MTWVSLQMISLGSLLFLNDQISASRADKGPRRIRIEKFENTTGLFLEWHQRKLKVISTQQLDRGECVKAVNQMHGDPNKRSLSPWEYSTHRDDSRFPNEISVAKCLCRGCIINKKENHNYNSVPVFAPLTVLKKTLLQRNPDKYRLTFEVIKIPVACTCVVPQIN, from the exons ATGACGTGGGTCAGTCTGCAAATG aTCTCTCTCGGCTCGCTGCTGTTCCTCAACGACCAGATTTCTGCCAGCAGAGCTGACAAGGGCCCCAGACGCATCAGAATAGAAAAGTTTGAAAATACTACCGGACTGTTTCTTGAATGGCACCAGAGAAAGCTGAAAGTCATTTCAACCCAGCAGCTGGACAGGGGGGAGTGCGTGAAGGCGGTCAACCAGATGCACGGCGATCCGAATAAGCGCTCCTTGTCCCCGTGGGAGTACAG CACACACCGAGATGACAGCAGGTTCCCTAATGAGATTTCCGTTGCAAAGTGCCTTTGCAGGGGCTGCATCATCAACAAGAAGGAAAACCACAACTACAACTCTGTGCCTGTTTTTGCTCCATTGACAGTCCTGAAGAAGACTCTGCTTCAACGTAACCCAGACAAATATCGGCTCACATTTGAAGTTATCAAGATCCCTGTGGCCTGCACTTGTGTTGTGCCCCAAATTAATTGA